aaacttggaaaaaaacaatagcccagagaaagaaaaaaggcatGCTATATAGCAATATTCAAGCATGACACACTTCTAAAATCAACATGAAGCACTATAAATGGCAACATAAAAGTCATATAAAGAACTGAACAAATAAATTGCATTAAGAATTTGTGTTACCTCTGGGGGCACAAGTTCAACAGTGTCAATACTAATGGCCTTGATACAGACAGAATCCTCTGGATTATCCAGTGGCCGAATTCGGCAGTAAACCTGCAACAAGTGTAAcagctgcttttaaaaaatgaaaaatcatcTGTTCTTGCAtcttacaaaatataaacaaatgcaaatCAGACTCATTGTCATTAAAGGTGTATATATCAATGTCATATTGTAGAACTTCATCcactttttttcaggaaatcATTTAATGTGGTGACAACATTTATCTGTACCTCAACAGGTTCATATTCCCGTGGACTGCTTGCAGTCCGTTTGCGGGGTGTTTTTcccctcctaaaaaaaaaaaagaaaaaagttgatCAATGCAATTAAGAATATACTGATGAAAAAGCCAGTttatactaaatattttattattctcagACTGTCCCTAAAAAAATCCATCTCTCATTCTGGTGTTATGACACAGTCTTATGCTACTTTAAGCTGCGTTCAGTTATAAAGGAAACTTACACTTCTAGATCTttgcttctgatttttttctcaatttatACTGCTTCCATACACTTGGGAATGTATTTACTTACATGctcatgcatttattattaggCATTCTTGGGATAATCGCATtcaacaaacatgcaaaaatgcAAAGACAAAATGGAGTCATTTTTTCAtatatgaatttttcttttagttatATAATGTTAGGCTGACTCATGAATTCGCAAGAAATGCATAGTATTGGTGTTAATGATCCttgcatttcatattttatctGACTTGATCTTTCTGATCTCAGAAATAGAATActgcttatttttatatactatTGTTTTCATAATCAACGACTGAACGACCATCAAAATGGAAAACTATGGTCACGACCACGAGTCCTCAACGACAGCATTTATGTCACAAATTATGCACAAGTATTAATCTTGGCCACTCATTGATCTCATTAGTGGTAGAACGCTTCTGTTTCAAGACAAGTGATTTGCACTAAGGTTGTACGATTGTacgtttaaatttaaaacaattttaatgcgcttttttttatgaaactttaaatcaaaaatttttaaacgTAAATAACTAATCTGAATGAGTATCTAATTACATGTTTCAGGAATCTGAAACGCCGGttgaaacaatgaaaaactaAAGTAGTAAAAAACCCTAGACACCtctgagtttttaaaataaccccaatttttttatgtttgtattttgacACAACTGTGCTGTGTATATTATAGAAGTAATAATGAATGGTTAGACAAATATAATAGTTATGAATAGACAGCAAACCAAATCGGATTTCGTAGGCTTTTCATCCAGATTTAGAATCCAGTTTGCAACGTCAACTGTAAAACTttgatttcatttgaaaatCAACATTACATTcgtaaactgaaaaaatactCACTGTGGCTTCATATCATATTTTTATGCGTGTCTCGAGTGTGTTTTTCACTAAAGCAGTTCCATCAACAATGATTCACAATCGCACCCTTGCGTGAAGCTGTTTGAAATTCGAGGGAAAACTGACCAATCACGGTTCGCCTAGCAAGAGTGGCATCCCATTTATCTCagcaataaaattttattaaatttttcattcttaaaaaagTTCTATTCGTCATTGAGATAaacttatattttaaactaaaagatACACGATGTGATGAAAATTTTGAACAGTTGAAATCGTATTACACAATAGAAATTGGAGCGTGTAGTAAAAGATTAAACAAGGGGGGATAATCAGCGATACGTTACTTAAACGAGATTTCGCGTCAGCTTTTGAGTGCGAGCAGACGGCAACATGAGTGGAAtgttaaattttgattttctgGATGACGTACGTCGTATGAATAAGCGACAGGTACATTTTCATATTCATTTATCCTTTTTTGTTATGAATATGTGTTTTTTGTAGTAAATTTCTGTTTGCGAAATAAGCATGTGGAGCATACACGATGCGCCAGTGACCATCTGTCATACGCACGTTTGAGAACGTAGACTGTAGCCGAATTGTCATACAGCTGTTTAATAAGATGTTCTTCAGttgcaagtatttttttaaagatagtcGTATACAGTTTTGGAAATTGATTATGTTTAATAAGACGTGCATTTTGGGGTTAAAAatcttcaattattttatttccaaactCATCAACTATTCGCGTGTACCATCGAATAAACAAAATGCAGCCgcaaaaatcagaaaaataacaaaagcaaatgTATCCGAAACTTTCACGAATGAAACCTTAGTAGCATACTCGTTATTTTGGCGATCTTTGTTTCAGAATTATTATCTTTCAGTGACTTGAGAATGCATTAACAGTGCCACTACAACCGTAACAGGAAGTTTTTGAACATGGAAGTGATTTAAATTCCAGATTTTCTGTGTTGCAGTTATATTATCAGTTCCTCAACTTTGGCATGATTGTTTCCTCAGCACTGATGATATGGAAGGGGCTTATGGTGGTCACTGGCAGTGAGTCACCAATAGTTGTTGTTTTGAGGTAAGTCAAGTCTATATCTAGATATGGCTAGAACTCATTATCTGCCGGTCTAAAATTCTACTTTAGAATCAATgagtatttctttctttttttatttgaaatctaTAGTTACCTCTAAACCACTATAGTTATCTCTAAATTCCATACTACCATTAACTCAATGGTAGAACCAACCTCTAACCCCTGATCCTAACCAATACCTTAAATCTTTTGTATGCAAGACAGCACAGACCCTGCCACTGGAAGTAAGACTACATATGAAGTATCTATAGTTTTATAAAAGCAGTGCCAGCCTATGAGGTAAAAAGcaacaaatcacattttctgcattttaacaacaataaataataatataatatcaCCTTGTTTCTAcgtaagaaaaattaaaaagggaAATGCAGGAGTAATAAGTCTGGGACAGTTTAGAAAGTTGTCAACTTACACTGCTTGTGGCATAGTGAATAGAATTGTTGCTTTATTGCAATATGCAGGTAGTTTAAAATCCCAACATGATTACTGCTTTGTTTTAGTATAAATCAGTTATTTAATCAGTTATGTGATGGTGTTTCCAGTGGTAGCATGGAGCCAGCATTTCACAGGGGAGACCTTCTCTTTCTTACCAACTACAAAGAAGAACCAATTCGGGTAGGGGAGATAGTTGTCTTCAAAATAGAGGGTCGTGACATCCCAATTGTACATCGTGTCCTCAAAGTACATGAGAAGTAAGTAAAAGTGATGGAAAAGTTTTCAGAATGGTGTAATATTCACCTTAAACTatagagaattaaaaaataagtcaGGGATTGTTGTTAATATCGCTGCATCACATAAATTCAGTTAGTTCCCTTTTTATGCAGGGAAGATGGGTCAGTCAAGTTTCtgacaaagggagacaacaactCTGTTGATGATCGTGGGCTGTATGCTCCAGGACAACTGTGGTTGGATAAAAAAGATGTAGTTGGACGAGCAAGAGGGTGAGTatagtgtttcttttttgtcttgtttatacctttactattatatatatagatatgtatgaCTATATATAATGAGCATCACTGTTAGCATGTTACATGGTGGGTAGTCTTCTGAGATAATTGAGATAATTTACTTTGTTATACAGTCTGATATGCTACCTGATAACAAATGGTTTAATGATCACATGGAAATCTTATTTCActttcaaaaacatgtttttcaagATGGTATAAAGTCATCTTGTACTAACTTATTGATTAGTCTACCTTGGGGAAATTTTTAAACTGCACGATCATGATATTCTTATGGTGTTGCAGGTTTGTGCCTTATGTTGGCATTGTCACCATACTCATGAATGACTATCCAAAATTTAAGGTAAAGTCCAAAATGACTGATTCTCTTAGCAGCTCTTATCAAAccacttccatttttttttcctttcagtttaTGAAAGGTGGAGGATGTGTGTATAGGAGTATGTGGGGTGAAGTGCATACATAGGTATGTGTGGGAGAATGCATACTGGTAAAATGAGCTGTGTTGCATATAAACTTAGATTAGCACacaaagatgagagaaaaagtaaaGCTAAAGTAAATGCCTATTTTCAAAGGTTAAGCATTTTGATAGAAGTGTTAAAATATTCAGGCTCTCTCTATGAGCTGTTTCTATCTTATGCAGAGTGAATAATGAAGTAGTAAAGCAGAGTGAAGTAGTATATGTTACCAAGTGGCTAGGTGTGGATGGTTGAGCACCATACAAACTGCCCCATTAGCTAGATTCTAACCAAATTTTGTAGGATTACCCTTTTGTCCACAGGCAGAACATAAATGATGTTTGGGTTGTATATTTTGgtcagaaacagttttttttttaagttgtttgttGCTCAAGTGCCTCCAAATGTTCAACAGAGTAAAGTTAGGCAAAGATTTTGGCATTGctgttgttgacattttgttttcctatcaCTGACATCAATGTCAAGTATAAAAAAAACCTTATAGTTTATTTTCAATCTAAGCTTTACACAAGACTAGTGAGCCTGTGGCCTTTGTAGTTTAAAGCTGATATTGGTTGTATAGACACCATGTTACTGTTGTATTTAAACTGTGATGTTTATAACATGGATTAAAAGCCAATTATCATTTCaagatttcattttattatgttttcatcataaaatgacttgggcttttttatttttaaacagagtcatcagttttaatttttttaaagtgtttggtGCTGAAAGATATtagttattttaagtttttaggATAAGCTTATTCTTTGTTACTGCGTGTAGACCATGAAAACAGTCAAACTTTTAACACTTAATATTGTACTTTATGTAAGTTTTAAGAAGCTAGCTAAATATTGGACTTATTTACTCtttcttgatttgttttgtttcagtatGCCATTCTCATATGCTTGGGGATCTTTGTGCTTGTTCACCGAGAATGAGATGACATTTACAGTTGTCTGCACAGTGCCACTCTTTCcaacttttttatgtttagtttttcattgtttttttttttttttattttaaatgatataCAAGGGGCAGTCAAATGAAATGTAGTAGATGCAGATTTCAGACTTGGAAATTCACTTACCAGTTAATAATCTCCATGGTTGGCAAGGCACTTCTCCTATTGTGGAACGAGGTGATGGATGTACTGGGATGAAACCCACTCATGGACAGCCTCCTGCACTGATGCATCCAATGGGAATTTTTTGCCTTTCAGATGGTTCTTCATTTCACTAAAGATGTGGAAATCGCATGGCAATAAATCTGGGCTATAGGGTGGGTGAGTCAGTATTTCCCACCAGAACAGTGCCAGCTTATCGTTCATGAAGTTTGTCTTATGGGGGCATGCATTGTTGTGTAACAAAATTACACTTTGTGTCAAGAGTCctgggtgtttgttttttattttttgaatgcAGGCACCCATGAGCACCCACATGCTGCTCTACATTAATGGTGTGACTATGTTCCTAGAATTCCTCTGGGAGAGGCCCCTGATGATCAACGAAAAAGGACAACATGAGTTTCCCTGCACTGGCCTGAGTCTTGAACTTTTTCAGAGGAGGGGATGGTCTACCTTTTGTTCCTTAGGAAGGTGTCACAGTACCCAATGGGCACAGATTTTCCAATACCCAAACTTTTCTTGAATACATGGTGTGGACACTGCCATGACTGATGTCTACAAGACTGGAAATTTCATCCTGTTATACATCTGTTCATGCAGATCAGGTTATCCACCGCTGCACAGTTTGACGCCATGAGCTTGCTCTATTCATGAATCATCTTTCAATAACATTTGTCCATCGCAATATTGTGCCGCCCATTTCCACACACCAGATTCACACAAACGAATGTTCACCATGCAGGGCAAGCATTCAATAATAAATTCTTACTTCACCCCCTACAGTCAGAAATTGTATCACAATATGCTGCTTCGTTTGAATgcttccattttgttttgttctttccaGTCAGGAATGCTAACTTCTTTGGTATGTAGAGAGTCTACGAGCAGGAATTATTTGCTCGGCGTCTGCTGCATTTCATTTGACTGCCCCTTGTAAATCATGACATGCTGATCTAAGTTTATGAACTGTGCATTGTTCACTAACAAGAACTGCAATTTTATCACTGCCGTGTAGGTCAGTGCTATTTTTCTTGCACATCAGTATCTTCTCAAGCcagatttaaaaatgttctttcataGCTGGTTTGTTAGTCGATTTTAAGAATACGTGTGATTGACGTGCAAGGATTACTAGTGTGCCTGGGAATCCTTTTCATGATGATGaatgtaaaactgtaaaagtGTTGCACTGTctgtgaccacacacacacacaaaatggtTAGCCTCTGAGATTATGCATTTCTTCAACACATACATATTCTTATTTCCGATTTATGGTTTGTCAATGCAGAATTTAGTCCCTGCAACCAGAAAGTAGAGGTTTCATGCAAGCACATgaccatgcacacacagataaacagtttatttttcagaacaaaatcattttatatttctgcatGCATCTCGTGTAAATTAAATACTGTGCACAGCAACATTATAGGTAGGTAATCACAGGCATGGAAACTCAGATCAGAATGCCTTTTTGGATTATTTATTGACAAATTTCAAATGCATCTGCAAGTAGGAATTGTTAGGTTCAGTCACTACTTTCTGCTTATAATCGAGAATGGCAGTAGTATGgcctttcattattttatagttttcagAATTTGGTCTTTTTTATTAGTTACAGATGCATTTACCTTGTCTGAAATGCTTGTGTGTTAATGATACAAATTATTGCCTCAATGCAGTTAATCTTTTGCTTACAGTGGATGAAAATGTGATTGCAGGATTCCACTACTTTCTTTTAATTGctatttcacataaaaatattaaagaaggTAAATCTGCACAGATGATTTAACATATTGACATAATATActcaaaaataaagcatttcttaaaaaatatcagaGAAGTATCAGTGTCAGAAGACAGTGCAAGAAGTTCCACCACCATGTGGTTATGTGCATGCAGACTCATAGCAGGTCATGGATTTTCAACTTACTGGGGCCAGAGGCATCCCTCAGCACGGCTGCTGTATAACTATGTGTggggaactggtgttttacacgtagctagcaactaaggctgtatcaggGCAAGGCAGCCATTCCTGTGtgcagatgccacatgtagagaaaaaaCAGAGTGCCAGAGACAAGAACTTAACCCAGAacagtcaaccctcactgtattgacAAAATGagtaactgttgcaccaccggacTTCTGCTAAAGTGTGTGAAAGACAGTATAATGTTATGCTGTTTCTTAAATAATCCACATTCAGCttatgaaaatacatttaaaacacatttttatagctatttaaaaaaaagatttactattttcaatatttccAGTTTTGTCTTATCCTGTGTTAGGTTCTTTGTTCAGAACAGTGTGGACTATAATTTATCAAGTGCTGTTAAATctgtaaaaatggttttatatTTGGTATGTTTCAAAGTCATTTTATGAAATTTCATGTGCATTAGTAGGTTTGTAAGATGTGAGCTGATGGTGAATATTtcatttaagagaaaaaaaacaaaacagggtGGTGTCATGTTTAGTCATGTACTTCACAACTGAAATAAAGGCAGTAAATTTCACAACTAAAAAATGTTCATTCCATATTATCAAACAACATTTACTGTATATGAATACATGATGAATATATAAATCCTGCAAACATCCCGTTTTCCAACTCTTCAATTAAAATTCTGTGTGGTATAAATATGTGCATTTGTCTAGTTTCCAGGTCTTCTACACCATCTGTCAAGAAAGATCTCATGTGTCAGAATATCTGATCTGTTAAAACATGTGAGAGTGCgaaattaatcaaaatactgATTATTAACCAACAAACTTGTCagaagattaaaatttttttattattattatttcatgaatGCACTGGATAAACAGCCCACTCCTTCCCAGTCGTAATCTGGTTCTTCGGCCACTGCAGCATTGACTACCTTCCAACATACCTTGTGGGATAACTTTTCACACAAAGTGTCATGCAAATTCACGTTACCAGACCAGACCACTTTACGCCTCTTGATTGCAGttaggggttcctg
The Pomacea canaliculata isolate SZHN2017 linkage group LG2, ASM307304v1, whole genome shotgun sequence genome window above contains:
- the LOC112558192 gene encoding signal peptidase complex catalytic subunit SEC11A — translated: MSGMLNFDFLDDVRRMNKRQLYYQFLNFGMIVSSALMIWKGLMVVTGSESPIVVVLSGSMEPAFHRGDLLFLTNYKEEPIRVGEIVVFKIEGRDIPIVHRVLKVHEKEDGSVKFLTKGDNNSVDDRGLYAPGQLWLDKKDVVGRARGFVPYVGIVTILMNDYPKFKYAILICLGIFVLVHRE